The following proteins come from a genomic window of Tenebrio molitor chromosome 9, icTenMoli1.1, whole genome shotgun sequence:
- the chico gene encoding insulin receptor substrate 1 isoform X2 — protein sequence MSVRKGCERGGGGGGGVVRCGYLKKMKTSRRKFFVLRAETAETSARLEYYDTERKFNSGLPPKRSIPLKNCFNINRRLDTKYKHVIALYTKDDCFCVVLDNEEDVDSWLKALLSLQHGEEVIDGEPPKPTFEHVWQVTVLNRGLGAAGITGYYRLCLTDKTLSLIKRDYHIPQIEFNLTNIRSCGNLRDFFFLEVGRSSTLGAGELWMQTEDSTISQNIHFTVFQYLRSCMMGLNEVFREEVLVPKTRTRSSSATESSKPSTTRKTQSSFASKCHFFTQDLPQTTDTQVTPSSSSQHPVVSGVASFCHHLFFRGSSRASQRRHSISGSVAPSGTINHQRTQSLPLANPAPNSDQNTSHPSRVAKRSNQSSKCTSGSRERCDSMPSRARTTSEGTHSQMWNQARSLFTYRPASLYARDISHSPPAGSPVSPPSVGCSTDSAGSSYSLTDEADVCTELDPTLGRYSHSLTPDEAIAEEDCPDSPPCSSNYVSMALHSSDDGYVDMSPKGRHHNNSPTASMSSVTSGTPSTDMRFAEYPLEKVTSYFTPSEEDDARPTRAYSVGSKPEGYKKYAEAFAANNENLRVRALSVGSKTKKLPSRVLPPHGYHSHQGAKSSSAPLLSNSRGQGSHNSIGPMDDLMEMDFSRSGSINNSGYMDMRPGPKNNHGYVEMRPGRKPDTSPYVDMSSGTSPAKSSYMSSQHEGSSDASSDYMEMDPRKASTSNNNNNNNYLAMSFKRPASNYQLSPARASPFGSGHLDTNFGSPKTEPATPDGYVEMSLGRGHQRQSSLDSAQIVNEDYANMSMGKKRDKNSRKKDKSRSQPITIQNPTTVAPKSGTTSSSPRYAFLGRKYSTGTPPTTMHLPLGEATPYASLPRQRKNSRRDSKDSSSSSVTTPSSSSTIFPISLNSPCSPLKPDKTPPSLKKTDNSDYTPMDFEQKNNSDYVNYNPKTPVNEDYAVMKPGVRVTSPSMRMAMMQLSDYTSFRPINENKDDKVEDKGEEVRSEPPYEVLRARPGSVAESGRSSLSRPSSTSSELCSSGSTIVGSRPESVNSDRVRPASVTSADVQLHYASLDLEEGNRSPRTIKGGAGAAGEGQTQAELTLTYAAIDFVKSEGLKHNSLASNAKVKH from the exons ATGTCAGTGAGAAAAGGTTGCGAGaggggcggcggcggcggcggtggcgTCGTGCGCTGCGGCTACCTCAAAAAGATGAAAACGTCTCGGAGGAAATTCTTCGTCCTGAGGGCGGAGACGGCCGAGACGTCTGCCAGACTGGAGTACTACGACACCGAGAGGAAGTTCAACAGCGGTCTCCCGCCGAAGCGCAGCATCCCGCTGAAGAACTGCTTCAACATCAACAGGAGGTTGGACACCAAATACAAACACGTCATCGCGCTCTACACGAAGGACGACTGTTTCTGCGTGGTCCTCGACAACGAGGAGGACGTCGACAGCTGGCTGAAAGCACTGCTGTCGCTCCAGCACGGCGAAGAGGTGATCGACGGTGAACCGCCGAAGCCGACGTTCG AACATGTCTGGCAAGTGACTGTACTTAACAGGGGCCTAGGAGCCGCCGGCATTACCGGCTACTACAGACTCTGTCTCACGGACAAGACCCTCAGCCTCATCAAAAGAGACTATCACATACCTCAAATCGAATTCAACCTGACCAACATCAGAAGCTGCGGAAACTtacgagatttttttttcctagaG GTCGGCAGATCGAGCACCCTGGGCGCCGGGGAGCTGTGGATGCAAACCGAGGACAGCACCATCTCCCAGAACATCCACTTTACAGTATTCCA GTATCTCCGCAGTTGCATGATGGGTTTGAACGAGGTCTTCAGGGAGGAAGTGCTGGTTCCCAAGACTCGCACCCGCTCCTCTTCGGCCACCGAATCTTCCAAGCCGAGCACCACGCGGAAAACCCAGAGCAGCTTCGCCTCGAAATGTCACTTCTTCACCCAAG ATTTGCCCCAAACCACTGACACGCAGGTCACACCGAGCAGTTCTTCGCAACACCCTGTCG TGAGCGGTGTTGCCAGTTTTTGTCATCACCTATTCTTCCGGGGATCCTCGAGGGCTTCGCAACGTCGCCATTCAATATCAG GGAGCGTAGCCCCGTCGGGGACAATCAACCATCAGCGCACTCAATCACTGCCCTTAGCGAATCCTGCACCTAATTCTGATCAAAACACCTCACACCCTTCGCGAGTTGCCAAGCGCTCCAATCAATCCTCCAAAT GCACTAGCGGAAGCCGCGAACGGTGTGACAGCATGCCGTCGAGGGCCCGCACCACCTCCGAGGGCACCCATTCGCAGATGTGGAATCAGGCCAGGTCTCTCTTCACTTACCGTCCTGCTTCGCTCTACGCCCGCGACATTTCGCACAGCCCCCCGGCCGGAAGTCCAGTCAGTCCACCATCAGTCGGTTGTTCCACGGACTCGGCCGGTTCTTCGTACAGTCTGACCGACGAGGCCGACGTCTGCACCGAGCTGGACCCCACTCTGGGACGCTACAGCCACTCGCTGACTCCCGACGAGGCCATCGCCGAGGAGGACTGCCCGGACAGTCCCCCGTGCAGCAGCAATTACGTCTCCATGGCTCTGCACAGTTCGGACGACGGGTACGTGGACATGTCGCCCAAAGGTCGTCATCACAACAACTCCCCGACTGCGAGTATGAGCAGTGTGACTTCGGGGACGCCCTCGACTGACATGCGATTCGCCGAGTATCCTCTCGAGAAGGTCACGTCGTATTTCACTCCGTCAGAAGAGGACGACGCGAGGCCCACCAGAGCCTACTCCGTCGGGTCGAAACCAGAAGGTTACAAGAAGTACGCGGAAGCGTTCGCGGCCAACAACGAGAATTTGAGAGTGAGGGCGCTGAGTGTGGGGTCCAAGACTAAGAAGCTGCCTAGTAGGGTGCTACCGCCCCACGGATATCATTCCCATCAAGGTGCTAAGTCGTCGAGTGCTCCGCTCTTGAGTAACTCTAGAGGACAAGGTTCCCACAATTCCATCGGCCCAATGGATGATCTCATGGAAATGGATTTCAGCAGGTCAGGCAGCATAAACAATTCGGGATACATGGATATGAGACCGGGTCCCAAGAACAACCACGGGTACGTGGAGATGAGGCCGGGACGCAAACCGGACACCTCTCCGTACGTGGATATGTCTTCGGGAACATCTCCGGCGAAGTCGTCGTACATGTCGTCCCAACACGAGGGGTCGTCCGACGCTTCCAGTGACTACATGGAGATGGACCCCAGGAAGGCCTCCACTtctaacaacaacaacaacaacaattactTGGCGATGTCCTTCAAGAGGCCTGCTTCGAACTATCAGCTGTCGCCGGCCAGAGCTTCCCCTTTCGGGAGCGGCCATCTAGACACTAACTTCGGGAGTCCGAAAACGGAGCCGGCCACTCCGGACGGCTACGTGGAGATGTCTTTGGGGCGGGGTCATCAGAGACAGTCGAGCCTGGACAGCGCCCAGATCGTGAACGAGGACTACGCCAACATGAGCATGGGCAAGAAACGAGACAAGAACTCGCGGAAGAAGGACAAGTCTCGGTCGCAACCCATCACCATCCAGAACCCGACGACGGTCGCCCCCAAGAGCGGGACCACTTCGAGCAGTCCCAGGTACGCCTTCCTCGGTCGGAAATACTCAACCGGGACGCCGCCCACCACCATGCATTTACCTCTAGGGGAGGCCACGCCGTACGCGAGCCTTCCCCGCCAGCGCAAGAACAGCCGGCGAGATTCGAAAGACAGCTCGAGTTCGAGCGTGACCACACCCTCCAGTTCCTCGACAATATTTCCCATCAGCTTGAACAGCCCGTGCAGTCCGCTCAAACCGGACAAGACTCCTCCCTCTCTAAAGAAGACTGACAACAGCGACTACACCCCGATGGACTTCGAACAGAAGAACAACTCGGACTACGTCAACTACAATCCCAAGACGCCGGTGAACGAGGACTACGCCGTGATGAAGCCCGGGGTGAGGGTCACCTCGCCGTCGATGCGCATGGCCATGATGCAGCTCTCCGACTACACCTCGTTCCGCCCCATCAACGAGAACAAAGACGACAAAGTCGAAGATAAGGGCGAGGAGGTGCGGTCCGAGCCCCCCTACGAGGTGTTGCGGGCCCGGCCCGGCTCGGTGGCCGAGAGCGGCCGAAGTTCGCTGTCGCGCCCCAGCTCGACCTCCAGCGAGCTGTGTTCGTCGGGCTCGACCATCGTCGGCTCGAGGCCCGAGTCGGTCAACAGCGACCGCGTCCGACCGGCTTCGGTCACCTCCGCCGACGTCCAGCTGCACTACGCCAGCCTGGACTTGGAGGAGGGCAACCGCAGTCCGAGGACCATAAAAGGGGGCGCGGGAGCGGCGGGAGAGGGACAGACCCAGGCGGAACTGACGTTGACCTACGCCGCCATCGATTTCGTCAAGAGTGAAGGGCTGAAGCACAATTCGCTTGCGTCTAACGCGAAAGTTAAACATTAA
- the chico gene encoding insulin receptor substrate 1 isoform X7 produces the protein MSVRKGCERGGGGGGGVVRCGYLKKMKTSRRKFFVLRAETAETSARLEYYDTERKFNSGLPPKRSIPLKNCFNINRRLDTKYKHVIALYTKDDCFCVVLDNEEDVDSWLKALLSLQHGEEVIDGEPPKPTFEHVWQVTVLNRGLGAAGITGYYRLCLTDKTLSLIKRDYHIPQIEFNLTNIRSCGNLRDFFFLEVGRSSTLGAGELWMQTEDSTISQNIHFTVFQYLRSCMMGLNEVFREEVLVPKTRTRSSSATESSKPSTTRKTQSSFASKCHFFTQDLPQTTDTQVTPSSSSQHPVGSVAPSGTINHQRTQSLPLANPAPNSDQNTSHPSRVAKRSNQSSKCTSGSRERCDSMPSRARTTSEGTHSQMWNQARSLFTYRPASLYARDISHSPPAGSPVSPPSVGCSTDSAGSSYSLTDEADVCTELDPTLGRYSHSLTPDEAIAEEDCPDSPPCSSNYVSMALHSSDDGYVDMSPKGRHHNNSPTASMSSVTSGTPSTDMRFAEYPLEKVTSYFTPSEEDDARPTRAYSVGSKPEGYKKYAEAFAANNENLRVRALSVGSKTKKLPSRVLPPHGYHSHQGAKSSSAPLLSNSRGQGSHNSIGPMDDLMEMDFSRSGSINNSGYMDMRPGPKNNHGYVEMRPGRKPDTSPYVDMSSGTSPAKSSYMSSQHEGSSDASSDYMEMDPRKASTSNNNNNNNYLAMSFKRPASNYQLSPARASPFGSGHLDTNFGSPKTEPATPDGYVEMSLGRGHQRQSSLDSAQIVNEDYANMSMGKKRDKNSRKKDKSRSQPITIQNPTTVAPKSGTTSSSPRYAFLGRKYSTGTPPTTMHLPLGEATPYASLPRQRKNSRRDSKDSSSSSVTTPSSSSTIFPISLNSPCSPLKPDKTPPSLKKTDNSDYTPMDFEQKNNSDYVNYNPKTPVNEDYAVMKPGVRVTSPSMRMAMMQLSDYTSFRPINENKDDKVEDKGEEVRSEPPYEVLRARPGSVAESGRSSLSRPSSTSSELCSSGSTIVGSRPESVNSDRVRPASVTSADVQLHYASLDLEEGNRSPRTIKGGAGAAGEGQTQAELTLTYAAIDFVKSEGLKHNSLASNAKVKH, from the exons ATGTCAGTGAGAAAAGGTTGCGAGaggggcggcggcggcggcggtggcgTCGTGCGCTGCGGCTACCTCAAAAAGATGAAAACGTCTCGGAGGAAATTCTTCGTCCTGAGGGCGGAGACGGCCGAGACGTCTGCCAGACTGGAGTACTACGACACCGAGAGGAAGTTCAACAGCGGTCTCCCGCCGAAGCGCAGCATCCCGCTGAAGAACTGCTTCAACATCAACAGGAGGTTGGACACCAAATACAAACACGTCATCGCGCTCTACACGAAGGACGACTGTTTCTGCGTGGTCCTCGACAACGAGGAGGACGTCGACAGCTGGCTGAAAGCACTGCTGTCGCTCCAGCACGGCGAAGAGGTGATCGACGGTGAACCGCCGAAGCCGACGTTCG AACATGTCTGGCAAGTGACTGTACTTAACAGGGGCCTAGGAGCCGCCGGCATTACCGGCTACTACAGACTCTGTCTCACGGACAAGACCCTCAGCCTCATCAAAAGAGACTATCACATACCTCAAATCGAATTCAACCTGACCAACATCAGAAGCTGCGGAAACTtacgagatttttttttcctagaG GTCGGCAGATCGAGCACCCTGGGCGCCGGGGAGCTGTGGATGCAAACCGAGGACAGCACCATCTCCCAGAACATCCACTTTACAGTATTCCA GTATCTCCGCAGTTGCATGATGGGTTTGAACGAGGTCTTCAGGGAGGAAGTGCTGGTTCCCAAGACTCGCACCCGCTCCTCTTCGGCCACCGAATCTTCCAAGCCGAGCACCACGCGGAAAACCCAGAGCAGCTTCGCCTCGAAATGTCACTTCTTCACCCAAG ATTTGCCCCAAACCACTGACACGCAGGTCACACCGAGCAGTTCTTCGCAACACCCTGTCG GGAGCGTAGCCCCGTCGGGGACAATCAACCATCAGCGCACTCAATCACTGCCCTTAGCGAATCCTGCACCTAATTCTGATCAAAACACCTCACACCCTTCGCGAGTTGCCAAGCGCTCCAATCAATCCTCCAAAT GCACTAGCGGAAGCCGCGAACGGTGTGACAGCATGCCGTCGAGGGCCCGCACCACCTCCGAGGGCACCCATTCGCAGATGTGGAATCAGGCCAGGTCTCTCTTCACTTACCGTCCTGCTTCGCTCTACGCCCGCGACATTTCGCACAGCCCCCCGGCCGGAAGTCCAGTCAGTCCACCATCAGTCGGTTGTTCCACGGACTCGGCCGGTTCTTCGTACAGTCTGACCGACGAGGCCGACGTCTGCACCGAGCTGGACCCCACTCTGGGACGCTACAGCCACTCGCTGACTCCCGACGAGGCCATCGCCGAGGAGGACTGCCCGGACAGTCCCCCGTGCAGCAGCAATTACGTCTCCATGGCTCTGCACAGTTCGGACGACGGGTACGTGGACATGTCGCCCAAAGGTCGTCATCACAACAACTCCCCGACTGCGAGTATGAGCAGTGTGACTTCGGGGACGCCCTCGACTGACATGCGATTCGCCGAGTATCCTCTCGAGAAGGTCACGTCGTATTTCACTCCGTCAGAAGAGGACGACGCGAGGCCCACCAGAGCCTACTCCGTCGGGTCGAAACCAGAAGGTTACAAGAAGTACGCGGAAGCGTTCGCGGCCAACAACGAGAATTTGAGAGTGAGGGCGCTGAGTGTGGGGTCCAAGACTAAGAAGCTGCCTAGTAGGGTGCTACCGCCCCACGGATATCATTCCCATCAAGGTGCTAAGTCGTCGAGTGCTCCGCTCTTGAGTAACTCTAGAGGACAAGGTTCCCACAATTCCATCGGCCCAATGGATGATCTCATGGAAATGGATTTCAGCAGGTCAGGCAGCATAAACAATTCGGGATACATGGATATGAGACCGGGTCCCAAGAACAACCACGGGTACGTGGAGATGAGGCCGGGACGCAAACCGGACACCTCTCCGTACGTGGATATGTCTTCGGGAACATCTCCGGCGAAGTCGTCGTACATGTCGTCCCAACACGAGGGGTCGTCCGACGCTTCCAGTGACTACATGGAGATGGACCCCAGGAAGGCCTCCACTtctaacaacaacaacaacaacaattactTGGCGATGTCCTTCAAGAGGCCTGCTTCGAACTATCAGCTGTCGCCGGCCAGAGCTTCCCCTTTCGGGAGCGGCCATCTAGACACTAACTTCGGGAGTCCGAAAACGGAGCCGGCCACTCCGGACGGCTACGTGGAGATGTCTTTGGGGCGGGGTCATCAGAGACAGTCGAGCCTGGACAGCGCCCAGATCGTGAACGAGGACTACGCCAACATGAGCATGGGCAAGAAACGAGACAAGAACTCGCGGAAGAAGGACAAGTCTCGGTCGCAACCCATCACCATCCAGAACCCGACGACGGTCGCCCCCAAGAGCGGGACCACTTCGAGCAGTCCCAGGTACGCCTTCCTCGGTCGGAAATACTCAACCGGGACGCCGCCCACCACCATGCATTTACCTCTAGGGGAGGCCACGCCGTACGCGAGCCTTCCCCGCCAGCGCAAGAACAGCCGGCGAGATTCGAAAGACAGCTCGAGTTCGAGCGTGACCACACCCTCCAGTTCCTCGACAATATTTCCCATCAGCTTGAACAGCCCGTGCAGTCCGCTCAAACCGGACAAGACTCCTCCCTCTCTAAAGAAGACTGACAACAGCGACTACACCCCGATGGACTTCGAACAGAAGAACAACTCGGACTACGTCAACTACAATCCCAAGACGCCGGTGAACGAGGACTACGCCGTGATGAAGCCCGGGGTGAGGGTCACCTCGCCGTCGATGCGCATGGCCATGATGCAGCTCTCCGACTACACCTCGTTCCGCCCCATCAACGAGAACAAAGACGACAAAGTCGAAGATAAGGGCGAGGAGGTGCGGTCCGAGCCCCCCTACGAGGTGTTGCGGGCCCGGCCCGGCTCGGTGGCCGAGAGCGGCCGAAGTTCGCTGTCGCGCCCCAGCTCGACCTCCAGCGAGCTGTGTTCGTCGGGCTCGACCATCGTCGGCTCGAGGCCCGAGTCGGTCAACAGCGACCGCGTCCGACCGGCTTCGGTCACCTCCGCCGACGTCCAGCTGCACTACGCCAGCCTGGACTTGGAGGAGGGCAACCGCAGTCCGAGGACCATAAAAGGGGGCGCGGGAGCGGCGGGAGAGGGACAGACCCAGGCGGAACTGACGTTGACCTACGCCGCCATCGATTTCGTCAAGAGTGAAGGGCTGAAGCACAATTCGCTTGCGTCTAACGCGAAAGTTAAACATTAA
- the chico gene encoding insulin receptor substrate 1 isoform X5, producing the protein MSVRKGCERGGGGGGGVVRCGYLKKMKTSRRKFFVLRAETAETSARLEYYDTERKFNSGLPPKRSIPLKNCFNINRRLDTKYKHVIALYTKDDCFCVVLDNEEDVDSWLKALLSLQHGEEVIDGEPPKPTFEHVWQVTVLNRGLGAAGITGYYRLCLTDKTLSLIKRDYHIPQIEFNLTNIRSCGNLRDFFFLEVGRSSTLGAGELWMQTEDSTISQNIHFTVFQYLRSCMMGLNEVFREEVLVPKTRTRSSSATESSKPSTTRKTQSSFASKCHFFTQVSGVASFCHHLFFRGSSRASQRRHSISGSVAPSGTINHQRTQSLPLANPAPNSDQNTSHPSRVAKRSNQSSKCTSGSRERCDSMPSRARTTSEGTHSQMWNQARSLFTYRPASLYARDISHSPPAGSPVSPPSVGCSTDSAGSSYSLTDEADVCTELDPTLGRYSHSLTPDEAIAEEDCPDSPPCSSNYVSMALHSSDDGYVDMSPKGRHHNNSPTASMSSVTSGTPSTDMRFAEYPLEKVTSYFTPSEEDDARPTRAYSVGSKPEGYKKYAEAFAANNENLRVRALSVGSKTKKLPSRVLPPHGYHSHQGAKSSSAPLLSNSRGQGSHNSIGPMDDLMEMDFSRSGSINNSGYMDMRPGPKNNHGYVEMRPGRKPDTSPYVDMSSGTSPAKSSYMSSQHEGSSDASSDYMEMDPRKASTSNNNNNNNYLAMSFKRPASNYQLSPARASPFGSGHLDTNFGSPKTEPATPDGYVEMSLGRGHQRQSSLDSAQIVNEDYANMSMGKKRDKNSRKKDKSRSQPITIQNPTTVAPKSGTTSSSPRYAFLGRKYSTGTPPTTMHLPLGEATPYASLPRQRKNSRRDSKDSSSSSVTTPSSSSTIFPISLNSPCSPLKPDKTPPSLKKTDNSDYTPMDFEQKNNSDYVNYNPKTPVNEDYAVMKPGVRVTSPSMRMAMMQLSDYTSFRPINENKDDKVEDKGEEVRSEPPYEVLRARPGSVAESGRSSLSRPSSTSSELCSSGSTIVGSRPESVNSDRVRPASVTSADVQLHYASLDLEEGNRSPRTIKGGAGAAGEGQTQAELTLTYAAIDFVKSEGLKHNSLASNAKVKH; encoded by the exons ATGTCAGTGAGAAAAGGTTGCGAGaggggcggcggcggcggcggtggcgTCGTGCGCTGCGGCTACCTCAAAAAGATGAAAACGTCTCGGAGGAAATTCTTCGTCCTGAGGGCGGAGACGGCCGAGACGTCTGCCAGACTGGAGTACTACGACACCGAGAGGAAGTTCAACAGCGGTCTCCCGCCGAAGCGCAGCATCCCGCTGAAGAACTGCTTCAACATCAACAGGAGGTTGGACACCAAATACAAACACGTCATCGCGCTCTACACGAAGGACGACTGTTTCTGCGTGGTCCTCGACAACGAGGAGGACGTCGACAGCTGGCTGAAAGCACTGCTGTCGCTCCAGCACGGCGAAGAGGTGATCGACGGTGAACCGCCGAAGCCGACGTTCG AACATGTCTGGCAAGTGACTGTACTTAACAGGGGCCTAGGAGCCGCCGGCATTACCGGCTACTACAGACTCTGTCTCACGGACAAGACCCTCAGCCTCATCAAAAGAGACTATCACATACCTCAAATCGAATTCAACCTGACCAACATCAGAAGCTGCGGAAACTtacgagatttttttttcctagaG GTCGGCAGATCGAGCACCCTGGGCGCCGGGGAGCTGTGGATGCAAACCGAGGACAGCACCATCTCCCAGAACATCCACTTTACAGTATTCCA GTATCTCCGCAGTTGCATGATGGGTTTGAACGAGGTCTTCAGGGAGGAAGTGCTGGTTCCCAAGACTCGCACCCGCTCCTCTTCGGCCACCGAATCTTCCAAGCCGAGCACCACGCGGAAAACCCAGAGCAGCTTCGCCTCGAAATGTCACTTCTTCACCCAAG TGAGCGGTGTTGCCAGTTTTTGTCATCACCTATTCTTCCGGGGATCCTCGAGGGCTTCGCAACGTCGCCATTCAATATCAG GGAGCGTAGCCCCGTCGGGGACAATCAACCATCAGCGCACTCAATCACTGCCCTTAGCGAATCCTGCACCTAATTCTGATCAAAACACCTCACACCCTTCGCGAGTTGCCAAGCGCTCCAATCAATCCTCCAAAT GCACTAGCGGAAGCCGCGAACGGTGTGACAGCATGCCGTCGAGGGCCCGCACCACCTCCGAGGGCACCCATTCGCAGATGTGGAATCAGGCCAGGTCTCTCTTCACTTACCGTCCTGCTTCGCTCTACGCCCGCGACATTTCGCACAGCCCCCCGGCCGGAAGTCCAGTCAGTCCACCATCAGTCGGTTGTTCCACGGACTCGGCCGGTTCTTCGTACAGTCTGACCGACGAGGCCGACGTCTGCACCGAGCTGGACCCCACTCTGGGACGCTACAGCCACTCGCTGACTCCCGACGAGGCCATCGCCGAGGAGGACTGCCCGGACAGTCCCCCGTGCAGCAGCAATTACGTCTCCATGGCTCTGCACAGTTCGGACGACGGGTACGTGGACATGTCGCCCAAAGGTCGTCATCACAACAACTCCCCGACTGCGAGTATGAGCAGTGTGACTTCGGGGACGCCCTCGACTGACATGCGATTCGCCGAGTATCCTCTCGAGAAGGTCACGTCGTATTTCACTCCGTCAGAAGAGGACGACGCGAGGCCCACCAGAGCCTACTCCGTCGGGTCGAAACCAGAAGGTTACAAGAAGTACGCGGAAGCGTTCGCGGCCAACAACGAGAATTTGAGAGTGAGGGCGCTGAGTGTGGGGTCCAAGACTAAGAAGCTGCCTAGTAGGGTGCTACCGCCCCACGGATATCATTCCCATCAAGGTGCTAAGTCGTCGAGTGCTCCGCTCTTGAGTAACTCTAGAGGACAAGGTTCCCACAATTCCATCGGCCCAATGGATGATCTCATGGAAATGGATTTCAGCAGGTCAGGCAGCATAAACAATTCGGGATACATGGATATGAGACCGGGTCCCAAGAACAACCACGGGTACGTGGAGATGAGGCCGGGACGCAAACCGGACACCTCTCCGTACGTGGATATGTCTTCGGGAACATCTCCGGCGAAGTCGTCGTACATGTCGTCCCAACACGAGGGGTCGTCCGACGCTTCCAGTGACTACATGGAGATGGACCCCAGGAAGGCCTCCACTtctaacaacaacaacaacaacaattactTGGCGATGTCCTTCAAGAGGCCTGCTTCGAACTATCAGCTGTCGCCGGCCAGAGCTTCCCCTTTCGGGAGCGGCCATCTAGACACTAACTTCGGGAGTCCGAAAACGGAGCCGGCCACTCCGGACGGCTACGTGGAGATGTCTTTGGGGCGGGGTCATCAGAGACAGTCGAGCCTGGACAGCGCCCAGATCGTGAACGAGGACTACGCCAACATGAGCATGGGCAAGAAACGAGACAAGAACTCGCGGAAGAAGGACAAGTCTCGGTCGCAACCCATCACCATCCAGAACCCGACGACGGTCGCCCCCAAGAGCGGGACCACTTCGAGCAGTCCCAGGTACGCCTTCCTCGGTCGGAAATACTCAACCGGGACGCCGCCCACCACCATGCATTTACCTCTAGGGGAGGCCACGCCGTACGCGAGCCTTCCCCGCCAGCGCAAGAACAGCCGGCGAGATTCGAAAGACAGCTCGAGTTCGAGCGTGACCACACCCTCCAGTTCCTCGACAATATTTCCCATCAGCTTGAACAGCCCGTGCAGTCCGCTCAAACCGGACAAGACTCCTCCCTCTCTAAAGAAGACTGACAACAGCGACTACACCCCGATGGACTTCGAACAGAAGAACAACTCGGACTACGTCAACTACAATCCCAAGACGCCGGTGAACGAGGACTACGCCGTGATGAAGCCCGGGGTGAGGGTCACCTCGCCGTCGATGCGCATGGCCATGATGCAGCTCTCCGACTACACCTCGTTCCGCCCCATCAACGAGAACAAAGACGACAAAGTCGAAGATAAGGGCGAGGAGGTGCGGTCCGAGCCCCCCTACGAGGTGTTGCGGGCCCGGCCCGGCTCGGTGGCCGAGAGCGGCCGAAGTTCGCTGTCGCGCCCCAGCTCGACCTCCAGCGAGCTGTGTTCGTCGGGCTCGACCATCGTCGGCTCGAGGCCCGAGTCGGTCAACAGCGACCGCGTCCGACCGGCTTCGGTCACCTCCGCCGACGTCCAGCTGCACTACGCCAGCCTGGACTTGGAGGAGGGCAACCGCAGTCCGAGGACCATAAAAGGGGGCGCGGGAGCGGCGGGAGAGGGACAGACCCAGGCGGAACTGACGTTGACCTACGCCGCCATCGATTTCGTCAAGAGTGAAGGGCTGAAGCACAATTCGCTTGCGTCTAACGCGAAAGTTAAACATTAA